From Lolium perenne isolate Kyuss_39 chromosome 5, Kyuss_2.0, whole genome shotgun sequence, a single genomic window includes:
- the LOC127298838 gene encoding uncharacterized protein: MPPSLLLHRAPCARPGPARAASRLSASVVSAANGAGGSRPPKPRPPPRGKPRFSRQSAIRKSFQQEQVVFSTPVPADPTVAVIGGGASGLACASALAARGVRSVVFDTGKHGLGGRLATRTADEGLVFDHAAQFFTASDDRFRKLVDEWVDTGLVREWTGSVGELQAGGQFTPTPSSTPRYIGVNGMRPLADALLPESDLVKVIRPSWISKLEPFNGLWRLFENEKPQGQYDAIVIAHNGKCANRLLSTSGLPQLTKQMKRLDLSSVWALLAAFEDPLPIPHNSSHGAFEGAFVRDVDSLSWMANNTRKLFPLETDRPECWTFFSTASYGRKNKVPQENIPNATAEKVKREMLGGVELALGLSAGSLQLPFYTRVQLWGAALPMNTPGVPCIFDPQGRAGICGDWLTGSSIEAAVLSGMSLGDHVADYFASHGERPEEFAIGLDDSLIRVEGHDIGQFPGLDSQKPQVAEPQLTLSI, translated from the exons ATGCCTCCgtctctcctcctccaccgcgcCCCATGCGCCCGTCCCGGCCCCGCGCGCGCCGCCTCCCGCCTTTCCGCGTCGGTGGTCTCCGCCGCTAACGGCGCCGGAGGGTCCCGTCCCCCGAAGCCGCGCCCGCCCCCGCGCGGCAAGCCCCGGTTCTCGCGGCAGTCGGCCATCAGGAAGAGCTTCCAGCAGGAGCAGGTGGTCTTCTCCACGCCGGTGCCCGCCGACCCCACCGTCGCCGTCATCGGCGGCGGCGCGTCCGGCCTCGCCTGCGCCTCCGCCCTCGCCGCCCGCGGCGTCCGTTCCGTCGTCTTCGACACC GGGAAGCACGGCCTCGGTGGGAGGCTGGCGACCAGGACGGCCGACGAGGGGCTGGTGTTCGACCACGCGGCGCAGTTCTTCACCGCCAGCGACGACAGGTTCCGGAAGCTGGTCGACGAGTGGGTCGACACAGGGCTGGTGCGCGAGTGGACGGGCTCCGTCGGCGAGCTCCAGGCCGGTGGCCAGTTCACGCCCACGCCCTCCTCGACGCCGAGGTACATCGGGGTGAACGGGATGCGCCCGCTTGCCGATGCGCTACTGCCCGAG AGTGACCTCGTTAAAGTTATACGGCCATCGTGGATTAGCAAGCTTGAGCCGTTCAACGGCCTATGGCGCTTGTTTGAGAATGAGAAGCCTCAGGGGCAATATGATGCAATTGTAATAGCACATAATG GGAAATGTGCCAACCGTCTGCTTTCTACGTCAGGTCTACCCCAGCTGACAAAGCAAATGAAG AGACTGGACCTGAGTTCTGTCTGGGCACTACTTGCGGCATTTGAAGATCCTCTTCCAATCCCACATAATAGTTCTCATGGCGCATTTGAAGGAGCATTTGTGAGAGATGTGGATTCTCTCTCTTGGATGGCCAACAATACTCGGAAACTTTTCCCTTTGGAGACAGACAGACCTGAGTGCTGGACATTTTTCAGCACAGCATCTTATGGAAGAAAAAACAAAGTTCCACAG GAAAACATCCCGAATGCCACTGCAGAGAAAGTGAAACGAGAAATGCTTGGGGGAGTTGAACTTGCTTTGGGACTCTCAGCGGGATCACTTCAGCTACCATTTTACACAAGAGTACAGTTGTG GGGTGCAGCTTTACCGATGAACACTCCAGGAGTACCGTGCATATTTGATCCCCAGGGGCGAGCAGGCATTTGTGGTGACTGGCTCACGGGTTCCAGTATAGAAGCGGCTGTACTAAGCGGAATGTCTCTTGGAGATCAT GTCGCTGACTACTTCGCGAGCCATGGAGAA
- the LOC127304544 gene encoding uncharacterized protein has translation MVFHHLKYFKTAEGKENACDDVLHQLARKRVTGMHYEARVQCVRDWHADRFVHMSKEDARDTLMQPWQYLQNPPQYVGNDERCFLAMVMWWTCPQYLKKHEEGKKKRAEMRGGSHIQGSIPISLHLQKEEVRTGAKPNVFAVLKKMKQRKTPDPETGSVWVNPQSETQCTSYVSKFKQKYGEDANPEAEDFDLEVALSVRMTALVFFD, from the exons aaatacttcaagacggccgagggcaaggagaatgcgtgcgatgatgtcctacaccagcttgcaaggaagagggtgactggcatgcactacgaggcacgtgttcaatgcgtccgcgactggcacgccgaccgcttcgtccacatgagtaaggaggacgctcgcgacacgctcatgcagccgtggcagtacttgcag aaccctcctcagtacgtcggcaacgacgagaggtgctttcttgcgatggtcatgtggtggacatgcccccagtacctcaagaagcacgaggagggcaagaagaagcgggcagagatgcgaggtggatcgcatatccaaggcagcatccccatctctcttcacctgcagaaggag gaagtcaggacaggagcgaagcctaacgtctttgccgtgctaaagaagatgaagcaaaggaagacgcctgatcctgagacggggtccgtgtgggttaacccgcaatccgagacccagtgcacgtcgtatgtctccaagttcaagcagaagtacggcgaggacgccaacccagaggctgaggactttgaccttgaggtcgcg TTGAGTGTGAGGATGACGGCACTCGTCTTCTTCGACTGA